The following proteins are co-located in the Flammeovirga kamogawensis genome:
- a CDS encoding ABC transporter permease — translation MSALKFILQKEFKQIFRDKGMLPIIFVMPIVQLLVLSFAATFDVKDIKIEIVDRDHSHLSQQLISKYEASNYFSIVNFRNATDPHGEVLQNGSASISLEIPNDFEKDLINNKPVDLSAKVNAIDGMTAGVSASYSQTIIQEFREEFLKSHDFSDVLKEKGMEPFQINFSMKNWYNPTLNYKFYMVPGLLVLLVSMIGLFLTSMNIVKEKEIGTIEQLNVTPITKGEFIVGKLLPFWCIGMFVLSFGLVIAKLFFNVPLLGPLYIIFSFAMIYLLVVLGIGLFISTKADTQQQSMFIAWFFMIVFVLLSGLFTPIENMPVWAQNITLLNPVRYFIEVMRNVLLKGATFTDVKNNFIIISIYAAVVNTMAILAYRKTN, via the coding sequence ATGAGTGCATTAAAATTTATACTCCAAAAAGAGTTTAAACAGATATTCAGAGATAAAGGAATGCTTCCTATTATCTTTGTTATGCCAATTGTACAATTATTGGTACTATCGTTTGCTGCAACTTTTGATGTAAAAGATATAAAAATCGAAATTGTTGATAGAGATCACTCCCATTTATCACAGCAATTAATTTCTAAATATGAGGCCTCTAATTACTTTTCTATTGTAAACTTTAGAAATGCTACAGACCCTCATGGAGAGGTATTACAGAATGGTTCAGCAAGTATTTCGTTAGAGATACCAAATGATTTTGAAAAAGATCTCATCAATAATAAACCTGTAGACCTTTCTGCAAAAGTTAATGCAATTGATGGAATGACTGCTGGAGTATCAGCATCTTATTCACAAACGATTATTCAAGAATTTAGAGAAGAATTCTTAAAAAGTCATGATTTTTCAGATGTTTTAAAAGAAAAGGGAATGGAGCCTTTTCAAATAAATTTTTCGATGAAAAACTGGTACAATCCAACTCTGAATTATAAGTTTTATATGGTTCCTGGGTTATTGGTTCTACTAGTAAGCATGATTGGATTATTTTTAACATCAATGAATATTGTAAAAGAGAAAGAAATTGGTACTATAGAGCAACTGAATGTTACACCAATAACTAAGGGTGAGTTTATTGTTGGTAAATTACTTCCATTTTGGTGTATTGGTATGTTCGTGTTATCATTTGGCTTAGTAATAGCAAAACTATTTTTTAATGTTCCTCTACTAGGACCATTATATATCATTTTCTCTTTCGCCATGATCTACCTTCTAGTAGTATTAGGAATTGGTCTTTTTATATCTACAAAAGCTGATACACAACAACAGTCTATGTTTATAGCATGGTTCTTTATGATTGTATTTGTTTTGTTGAGCGGTTTATTTACGCCTATTGAAAATATGCCAGTATGGGCTCAAAACATTACCCTTTTAAACCCTGTAAGGTATTTTATTGAAGTAATGAGAAATGTTTTATTAAAAGGTGCAACATTTACAGATGTAAAAAATAATTTTATCATAATAAGTATATATGCAGCCGTTGTAAATACTATGGCCATATTAGCTTATCGTAAAACAAATTAA
- a CDS encoding ABC transporter permease codes for MKTTLSNKIMGRLGGIIKKEFYHIFRDKRTLLILFGIPIVQIILFGFAISNEIKNVKIAVLDMAKDEHSQKIIDKVLSTSYFDLDKYLTSTDEIDKTFREGKIKATLVFPPKFSEDLKKSKTANIQIISDASDPNTGTQVGTYLQMQVQSYLIENEMSQVHLPPPALINTEVEMRYNPELLSVYMFVPGLITIILMLVCTMMTSIAITREIETGTMEVLLASPMHPFTIILGKVVPYLLLSFLNASIIIGLGKYLFEVPVLGNYALLIGEIILYCLVVLALGIFVSTIAETQQLALMISLFAMFLPTMLLSGFIFPVENMPLPLQVVSSIVPATYFNIIIKSVMLKGVTIAYIWKETAVLCFMFIVLIAVSVKRFKIRLDD; via the coding sequence GTGAAAACTACACTATCAAATAAAATTATGGGTAGATTAGGTGGAATAATAAAAAAAGAGTTTTATCACATATTTAGAGATAAACGTACATTATTGATTCTATTTGGCATTCCAATCGTTCAAATTATTCTATTTGGGTTTGCAATATCAAATGAAATTAAAAATGTAAAGATTGCCGTGTTAGACATGGCAAAAGATGAACATAGTCAAAAAATTATAGACAAGGTACTATCAACTTCTTACTTTGATTTAGATAAATATCTAACCTCAACAGACGAAATTGATAAAACATTTAGAGAAGGTAAAATAAAAGCTACTCTTGTTTTTCCTCCAAAATTTAGTGAGGATTTAAAGAAAAGTAAGACTGCTAATATTCAAATCATTTCCGATGCATCAGACCCTAACACAGGTACTCAGGTAGGTACATACTTACAGATGCAAGTACAAAGTTATTTGATTGAAAATGAAATGTCGCAAGTTCATTTGCCTCCTCCTGCATTAATTAATACTGAAGTAGAAATGAGGTACAATCCGGAATTACTTTCTGTTTACATGTTTGTACCTGGATTGATCACTATTATTTTAATGCTTGTCTGTACCATGATGACATCTATTGCCATAACAAGAGAAATTGAGACAGGAACAATGGAAGTTTTATTGGCATCGCCCATGCATCCTTTTACCATAATTCTTGGTAAAGTAGTTCCATACCTCCTTCTATCTTTCTTAAATGCATCGATAATTATTGGTTTAGGCAAATATTTATTTGAGGTACCAGTACTAGGTAACTATGCATTATTGATTGGAGAAATTATTCTTTATTGTTTAGTGGTTTTAGCATTAGGAATCTTTGTTTCTACAATTGCAGAAACTCAGCAACTGGCATTAATGATTTCATTATTTGCAATGTTTTTACCTACAATGTTGCTCTCAGGTTTTATTTTCCCAGTTGAAAATATGCCTTTGCCTCTTCAAGTAGTCTCTAGTATTGTACCAGCCACTTACTTTAATATTATCATAAAATCGGTAATGCTAAAAGGCGTAACAATAGCATACATTTGGAAAGAAACAGCTGTTCTTTGCTTTATGTTTATTGTATTAATTGCTGTAAGTGTAAAACGTTTCAAAATTAGATTAGACGATTAA
- a CDS encoding ABC transporter ATP-binding protein has protein sequence METGNNIITANKLTKKFGDFKAVNEITFDVKKGEIFGFLGANGAGKSTAMKMLTGLLSPTSGEASVAGYDVFTQQEEIKKNIGYMSQKFSLYDDLTLLENIHFFGGIYGLSKEELKDRSNDMIQRLGLSDVSHKLLKEVPLGWKQKIAFSVATIHHPKVVFLDEPTGGVDPITRRQFWELIYEASDSGTTVFVTTHYMDEAEYCNRISMMVDGKIAGYGSPKELKKEFNADNMDEVFVKIARGENYTIK, from the coding sequence ATGGAAACTGGAAATAATATTATAACAGCAAATAAATTAACCAAAAAATTTGGTGATTTTAAAGCTGTAAATGAAATCACCTTTGATGTAAAAAAAGGTGAGATATTTGGTTTTCTTGGTGCAAATGGAGCCGGAAAAAGTACAGCTATGAAAATGCTTACAGGACTCCTATCTCCTACTTCTGGAGAAGCTAGTGTTGCTGGTTATGATGTCTTTACTCAACAAGAGGAAATTAAAAAGAACATTGGCTATATGAGTCAAAAGTTCTCTTTATATGACGACCTAACATTATTAGAAAACATCCATTTCTTTGGAGGTATTTATGGTTTATCAAAAGAGGAATTGAAAGACAGAAGTAATGATATGATCCAAAGACTCGGCTTATCTGATGTCTCTCATAAATTACTTAAAGAAGTTCCTCTTGGATGGAAGCAAAAAATTGCTTTCTCTGTCGCGACGATACATCATCCTAAAGTTGTTTTTCTTGATGAACCCACAGGAGGTGTTGATCCCATTACACGAAGGCAATTTTGGGAATTGATTTACGAAGCTAGTGATTCTGGAACTACAGTATTTGTTACCACACATTATATGGATGAAGCTGAATATTGCAATAGAATTTCTATGATGGTAGATGGCAAAATTGCAGGTTATGGGTCTCCCAAAGAACTTAAAAAAGAGTTCAATGCCGATAATATGGATGAAGTTTTTGTAAAAATTGCACGTGGTGAAAACTACACTATCAAATAA
- a CDS encoding ABC transporter ATP-binding protein, with product MSVIEVKDLKKSYGKKEIVEALKGISFKVEQNEIFGLIGPDGAGKTTLIRILASLMVADSGTATVIGKDPKVDYQYIRNNIGYMPGKFSLYEDLSVKENLEFFATTFGTTIAKSYDLIKDIYQQIEPFNDRKAGALSGGMKQKLALCAAMIHYPKVLFLDEPTTGVDPVSRKEFWNIIKGLKKHNITIVVSTPYMDEADLCDKVALINNGEILSIDSPENIAASFNKKLYAIEVDGSNYHLIKTLRKYEFIDSVFPFGELLHYTDKRDADIKADLQDYIEKEGYKKVSIKEIKSNIEDVFIRLMNAQKK from the coding sequence ATGTCAGTTATAGAAGTTAAAGACCTTAAGAAGTCTTACGGAAAAAAAGAAATAGTAGAAGCTTTAAAAGGTATCTCTTTTAAGGTAGAGCAAAATGAAATTTTCGGATTAATTGGTCCTGATGGAGCTGGTAAAACTACCTTAATTAGAATATTGGCTTCATTAATGGTGGCTGATAGTGGCACTGCTACTGTAATAGGTAAAGACCCTAAAGTTGATTACCAATATATTAGAAATAATATAGGGTACATGCCTGGTAAGTTTTCTCTGTATGAGGACTTAAGTGTAAAAGAAAATTTAGAGTTTTTTGCAACTACTTTTGGCACTACAATAGCTAAAAGTTATGATTTGATTAAAGATATCTATCAACAAATAGAGCCTTTTAACGATCGTAAAGCAGGTGCACTTTCAGGTGGTATGAAGCAGAAATTAGCACTTTGTGCTGCAATGATTCACTACCCAAAAGTATTGTTCTTAGATGAACCTACTACTGGTGTTGACCCTGTATCTAGAAAAGAATTCTGGAATATTATTAAAGGATTAAAAAAACACAATATCACAATAGTAGTCTCTACTCCTTATATGGACGAAGCAGATTTATGTGATAAAGTTGCTTTAATAAACAATGGTGAAATTTTAAGTATTGACTCACCTGAAAATATAGCAGCATCTTTTAATAAAAAATTATATGCTATTGAAGTAGATGGCTCCAATTATCATCTTATCAAAACATTAAGAAAATATGAGTTTATAGATAGTGTTTTTCCTTTTGGAGAATTGCTTCACTATACAGATAAGAGAGACGCAGATATAAAGGCTGACTTGCAAGACTATATTGAAAAAGAAGGTTATAAAAAAGTCTCTATAAAAGAAATTAAATCGAATATTGAAGATGTATTTATTCGTTTGATGAACGCTCAAAAGAAATAG
- a CDS encoding HlyD family secretion protein gives MKFNIYTSIYSKGIALLTLGAASLFSCSNEDNKSDAYGNFEAIEVIVSAESNGQLVNFDVLEGQKVKEGDQVGLVDTVLLHLQKEEVLANIAALGSKVMSIHEQIAVYEAQHKKLMIDKDRLEKLFATEAATQQQLDQVNSSLAINEKQLEATRRKIKDSNRATLSQYGPLSKKVDVLSEHIDRCNIISPITGTVLQKYAERGEMTSIGRPLYKVANLSTIKVKAYATATQLNGVKIGQKVTVLTDGKDGTLNQTQGIVEWISDKAEFTPKTIQTKEERVSLIYAFKVKVQNKDGLYRIGMPAEINF, from the coding sequence ATGAAATTCAATATATATACATCAATTTATTCTAAAGGAATTGCACTTCTAACTTTAGGTGCCGCATCACTTTTCTCATGCTCTAATGAGGATAATAAATCAGATGCTTATGGTAATTTTGAAGCTATTGAGGTAATAGTTTCAGCAGAAAGTAATGGTCAACTTGTAAATTTTGATGTCCTAGAAGGTCAAAAAGTCAAAGAAGGTGATCAGGTTGGTTTAGTAGACACTGTCCTACTTCACCTCCAAAAAGAAGAGGTATTGGCTAACATTGCAGCTCTAGGCTCTAAAGTTATGAGTATTCATGAGCAAATTGCTGTTTATGAAGCTCAACATAAAAAATTAATGATTGATAAAGATCGTTTAGAGAAATTATTTGCAACAGAAGCTGCAACTCAGCAACAATTGGATCAAGTTAATTCTTCATTAGCAATTAACGAGAAACAATTGGAAGCTACACGAAGAAAGATAAAAGATTCTAATAGAGCAACTCTAAGTCAGTATGGCCCTTTAAGTAAAAAGGTAGACGTTTTAAGTGAACATATTGACAGATGTAATATCATTTCTCCAATAACTGGTACTGTTTTACAGAAATACGCTGAAAGAGGTGAGATGACAAGTATCGGTAGACCCTTGTATAAAGTTGCAAATCTGTCTACCATTAAAGTAAAAGCGTATGCCACTGCAACCCAATTAAATGGGGTGAAAATTGGACAAAAAGTAACTGTTTTAACAGACGGAAAAGACGGTACTTTAAATCAAACACAAGGCATTGTTGAGTGGATTTCTGATAAAGCAGAATTTACACCTAAAACAATCCAGACTAAAGAAGAAAGAGTTAGTCTTATCTATGCTTTTAAAGTAAAAGTTCAAAATAAAGACGGTCTATACAGAATAGGAATGCCTGCAGAGATCAACTTCTAA